A single Ponticoccus alexandrii DNA region contains:
- a CDS encoding cupin domain-containing protein, producing the protein MSERKSVIRNIVEVPWKEFPNHFGGALSKPLVDSEGLGAKHIDHRISCYEPMAYVALHKHKVQEQIYHVLSGEGLFEHDGEKTVVRAHDVIFIPPGVEHAFYNTGLDRLVFLVITSPPSDD; encoded by the coding sequence ATGAGTGAGCGTAAATCGGTTATCCGAAATATAGTCGAAGTTCCGTGGAAAGAGTTTCCAAATCACTTTGGCGGCGCTTTGTCCAAACCTTTGGTCGATTCCGAGGGGCTTGGCGCAAAACATATCGACCACAGGATTTCCTGCTATGAGCCGATGGCCTATGTGGCATTGCACAAACACAAGGTGCAGGAACAGATTTACCACGTGCTGTCTGGCGAGGGTCTGTTTGAGCATGACGGCGAAAAGACCGTCGTGCGCGCCCATGACGTGATCTTCATTCCGCCGGGTGTGGAACACGCGTTTTACAACACCGGACTGGATCGCCTGGTCTTTCTGGTCATCACGTCGCCACCGTCTGACGACTGA
- a CDS encoding SDR family oxidoreductase, translating to MATTVRSTRYLPVDLTGQRVLVTGAATGIGRVIAEGFAAAGARVHVCDVSEEALSALARDQPEIGVSRADVADPEVVAAMFDELQATFGGLDILVNNAGIAGPTGPVQDVGAEALRRTMAVDVEALFHCCAKAVPMMQGNGGGHIVNLASVAGRLSYSNRTPYAAAKWGVVGFTKSLALEVGREGIRVNAILPGHVNTTRFRGVVERRAATLGVTPEEMEREVLAPVALGTTVECEDIANMALFLCSPFGSAVTGQALSVCGGVEMMR from the coding sequence ATGGCAACGACAGTGCGCTCGACCCGATACCTTCCCGTCGATCTGACGGGCCAACGGGTGTTGGTTACCGGTGCCGCCACAGGCATCGGGCGCGTGATCGCCGAGGGCTTCGCGGCAGCCGGGGCACGCGTGCATGTCTGCGACGTCTCGGAAGAGGCACTTTCCGCGCTGGCGCGGGATCAGCCCGAAATCGGGGTCTCAAGGGCGGATGTCGCTGATCCCGAGGTGGTTGCCGCGATGTTCGACGAACTGCAGGCAACGTTCGGCGGGCTGGATATCCTCGTCAACAATGCCGGGATCGCCGGACCGACAGGACCGGTTCAGGACGTCGGCGCCGAAGCTCTGCGGCGCACGATGGCAGTGGATGTCGAAGCCCTGTTTCACTGCTGCGCCAAAGCCGTGCCGATGATGCAAGGCAATGGCGGCGGCCATATCGTCAACCTCGCCTCGGTCGCCGGACGGCTGTCCTATTCCAACCGCACGCCCTATGCGGCGGCGAAATGGGGGGTTGTCGGCTTCACCAAGAGCCTTGCGCTGGAAGTGGGTCGCGAGGGTATCCGGGTCAATGCGATCTTGCCGGGCCATGTGAACACGACCCGGTTCCGCGGGGTCGTCGAACGACGGGCGGCCACTCTTGGCGTGACACCGGAGGAGATGGAGCGCGAGGTGCTGGCGCCGGTCGCGCTTGGGACAACGGTGGAATGCGAGGACATCGCCAATATGGCGCTGTTCCTGTGCTCCCCCTTCGGCAGCGCCGTGACGGGGCAGGCGCTCAGCGTCTGCGGCGGCGTCGAGATGATGCGATGA
- a CDS encoding IclR family transcriptional regulator yields MPETSVVPEDVADGSQNAESSRERGGGIQSIERAFSILTQISQQDDGINLADLSKAVGLHTSTTFHLVRTMVELGVVRQAKDTKRYHLGRMIFSLAASSSREVDLIATATPYLESLAQGSGEGSHFAMLSGDDVVIVARGAGTGAFQMVERAGGVRPAHCTGIGKVLLAGMDDARFEAWLGGTTLKALTAKSITDPEKLRLEIEQVRKTGVGYDDAEYDDEVRCVACPVRDFSGQVVGAVGVSGPIWRMTLQRMESITHSVRQTAVHLSKDLGYSRD; encoded by the coding sequence ATGCCAGAAACATCGGTTGTTCCGGAAGATGTCGCAGACGGATCGCAGAACGCGGAGTCCAGCCGCGAACGCGGCGGCGGGATTCAGTCGATCGAACGCGCCTTTTCCATCCTGACCCAGATCAGTCAGCAAGACGACGGGATCAATCTTGCCGATTTGTCCAAAGCGGTCGGTCTGCACACCAGCACGACCTTTCATCTGGTCCGGACCATGGTCGAACTGGGTGTCGTGCGGCAGGCCAAGGACACGAAGCGCTATCACCTCGGACGCATGATCTTCAGTCTCGCGGCCAGTTCCTCGCGCGAGGTCGATCTGATCGCGACCGCCACGCCCTATCTGGAGTCGCTGGCGCAGGGCAGCGGTGAAGGCAGCCACTTCGCGATGTTGTCTGGCGACGATGTCGTGATCGTGGCCCGCGGTGCAGGAACCGGAGCGTTTCAGATGGTAGAGCGGGCGGGCGGCGTGCGTCCCGCGCATTGCACCGGAATTGGCAAGGTGTTGCTCGCCGGGATGGACGACGCCCGGTTCGAGGCATGGCTGGGCGGCACCACTCTGAAGGCTTTGACCGCAAAAAGCATCACCGATCCCGAGAAACTGCGCCTTGAGATCGAACAGGTGCGCAAGACGGGCGTCGGGTACGACGACGCCGAATACGATGACGAAGTGCGATGCGTCGCCTGTCCGGTTCGGGACTTCTCCGGACAGGTCGTGGGGGCGGTCGGGGTTTCCGGACCGATCTGGCGGATGACCCTTCAGCGCATGGAAAGCATCACGCACTCGGTTCGCCAGACCGCGGTGCACCTGTCCAAAGACCTCGGCTACAGCCGCGACTGA
- a CDS encoding type II 3-dehydroquinate dehydratase, producing the protein MTKASQPWRILMLQGANMNWLGRREPERYGSTTAQELDAAMMNRAAECGVDLEIYYTNIEGEAINRIYQAAEDGMDGLLMNPAGFQYAGHALKDCLAAVRPTLPYIEVHITHRSIEGYLRSLTAEMCEGFVLGFGTDSYILGLDGMIRLLERRKA; encoded by the coding sequence ATGACGAAAGCAAGTCAACCATGGCGCATTTTGATGCTACAAGGCGCGAATATGAATTGGCTCGGACGCCGAGAGCCGGAACGATATGGCAGCACCACCGCGCAGGAGCTCGATGCCGCGATGATGAACCGCGCGGCGGAATGCGGTGTGGATCTTGAAATCTACTACACCAACATTGAAGGTGAAGCGATAAACCGCATATATCAGGCCGCCGAAGATGGCATGGACGGTTTGTTGATGAATCCGGCGGGGTTTCAATATGCCGGCCACGCGCTTAAGGATTGTCTCGCCGCCGTTCGTCCGACCCTTCCCTATATCGAAGTTCACATCACTCACCGCAGCATCGAAGGCTACCTGCGGTCCCTGACCGCCGAGATGTGCGAGGGCTTCGTTCTGGGATTTGGAACCGATTCCTACATCCTCGGCCTCGATGGGATGATCCGTCTGCTGGAACGTCGCAAGGCCTGA
- a CDS encoding NAD-dependent epimerase/dehydratase family protein, with protein sequence MARIFITGGSGFVGAAIVERLAQRGDDVAAFDIVEGPQLKTLRARYSNIAFFPGELTEWSQLAEAMKAFRADAVVHCAAVVGILNGASSRLWTMRVNVEGSLNVLSAMRLCDVPRMINLSSEEVYGTFSANRIDETHPCFPVKTYGISKFATEQLSRDFAEENGIEVIHIRTCWVYGPGLPRPRIPKTFVDAAVEGRSLHLEGGAEYRVDQVYIDDLTDGLIAALDHQAHRHDVYHISTGEAPTLGQMVDWIREIVPDADVSISSGPYQVGPGVVAVRKGALDCDRACRAFGYKPKFTLRDGLAACVAARRQVLADA encoded by the coding sequence ATGGCTAGGATATTCATAACCGGCGGCAGTGGCTTTGTTGGCGCGGCCATTGTTGAAAGACTTGCGCAAAGAGGGGATGATGTTGCGGCTTTCGATATCGTCGAGGGTCCCCAACTCAAAACCTTGCGGGCTAGGTACTCAAATATTGCGTTCTTTCCTGGCGAGTTGACGGAATGGTCGCAACTGGCTGAAGCAATGAAGGCGTTTCGAGCCGACGCTGTGGTTCATTGTGCGGCGGTGGTGGGAATCTTGAATGGCGCGTCCAGTCGGTTGTGGACGATGCGCGTCAACGTCGAGGGCTCTTTGAATGTTTTGTCGGCCATGCGCTTGTGTGATGTGCCGCGCATGATCAACCTTTCCTCCGAAGAAGTATATGGAACCTTTTCCGCCAACAGGATTGACGAAACACACCCCTGTTTCCCGGTGAAGACCTACGGGATTTCCAAGTTCGCGACAGAGCAACTTTCGCGCGATTTTGCCGAGGAAAACGGGATTGAGGTGATTCATATCCGCACCTGCTGGGTTTATGGGCCCGGTCTTCCGCGCCCGCGCATACCCAAAACGTTTGTGGACGCAGCGGTGGAGGGGCGGAGCCTTCATCTTGAGGGCGGCGCCGAATATAGGGTGGATCAAGTCTATATCGATGACCTGACGGATGGACTTATCGCTGCCCTCGATCATCAGGCGCATCGCCATGACGTCTATCACATCTCGACAGGTGAGGCGCCCACCTTGGGTCAAATGGTCGACTGGATCCGCGAAATCGTCCCCGATGCCGATGTCTCCATTTCATCAGGGCCGTATCAGGTGGGGCCAGGTGTCGTCGCGGTGCGGAAAGGTGCACTTGACTGTGATCGGGCCTGCAGAGCGTTTGGATACAAGCCGAAATTCACCCTCAGGGACGGGCTGGCGGCCTGTGTCGCGGCTCGTCGTCAGGTGCTTGCCGATGCTTGA
- a CDS encoding NAD-dependent epimerase/dehydratase family protein codes for MALLITGATGHVGLTLVRLALAEGFDVVAQHRAPVAEALKEELGPRVQWARCDLSDAFSTAAGLAAFQIDVCVHTAAVPNDRIAAGIPWETVQTNAVATSALLELARQQGWRFVYVSTGSVFQNDMDLSVPVLEDTALSPRTLYGSTKAAGELFTGMYRNQFGLSAATVRIGFVYGPPLVPAQWDLPRGPLVAFLREAMLGIPVRETSGGDFVASFTHVDDVAAGLLAMIRAPELRHAVYHLSHGRNWSTFEVADAVRAAVPGAVVEVGPGTEPWTTWNRMRGPLAGTRMLDDAGFAPRLPLEDGVAAFADWMRANPGHLKR; via the coding sequence ATGGCTCTACTTATCACCGGAGCGACCGGGCATGTCGGTCTGACGCTGGTGCGTCTTGCGCTGGCAGAAGGCTTTGACGTTGTTGCGCAGCACCGTGCGCCGGTCGCAGAGGCGTTGAAGGAAGAGCTTGGCCCGCGCGTGCAGTGGGCGCGCTGCGACCTGTCCGACGCCTTCTCAACCGCGGCGGGGCTTGCCGCCTTCCAGATTGACGTCTGCGTACACACGGCGGCCGTTCCCAATGACCGGATCGCTGCGGGGATCCCTTGGGAAACCGTCCAGACAAACGCCGTGGCGACCTCGGCTCTGCTCGAGCTGGCCCGTCAGCAGGGGTGGCGTTTTGTCTATGTCAGCACGGGCTCGGTCTTCCAGAACGACATGGATCTGAGTGTCCCGGTGCTTGAGGACACAGCCCTGTCGCCGCGCACGCTTTATGGGTCGACAAAAGCCGCCGGAGAGTTGTTCACCGGCATGTATCGAAATCAATTCGGGCTTTCAGCCGCGACGGTGCGGATCGGCTTTGTCTACGGGCCGCCGCTGGTGCCGGCACAGTGGGATTTGCCGCGCGGTCCGCTGGTCGCCTTCCTGCGCGAGGCGATGCTGGGAATTCCGGTCCGCGAGACATCCGGCGGCGATTTCGTCGCCAGCTTTACCCATGTCGACGATGTGGCGGCGGGTCTGCTGGCCATGATCCGGGCGCCAGAGCTGCGCCACGCGGTCTACCACCTGTCGCATGGGCGCAACTGGTCGACGTTCGAAGTTGCAGATGCTGTGCGCGCCGCCGTTCCGGGAGCCGTTGTCGAGGTCGGGCCAGGGACAGAGCCATGGACCACATGGAACCGTATGCGGGGGCCGCTCGCGGGGACGCGCATGCTGGACGATGCGGGCTTCGCCCCGCGGTTGCCGCTGGAAGACGGCGTCGCGGCCTTTGCGGACTGGATGAGAGCGAATCCGGGACACCTGAAACGGTAG
- a CDS encoding NAD-dependent epimerase/dehydratase family protein, giving the protein MDFKNVLVTGAGGLLGQHVVRELDGRCSVEGFDLKAGSADIKWHVGNLTDAASVAKAVEGKDAIVQIAAIPNIWSGTGEVTMQVNVVGLYNLLSAAEEAGVRRVVICSSDSVVGFTVNEGAMRPPQYLPVDLDHPLNATDPYALSKILGEEMGRSFASRGKLEILVMRPVFVAYPEMYGEIRTRSQSPSTYKGQMAGGPSSAGGGPCWHHIDPRDAARAFRMGLEMTYRGFDKFFLSANVTLAPEPTLERLRKAVGHLPEIRDPAVYENNPYAPLYDLSHTRDVLGFEAEYDARSVSLLQDAG; this is encoded by the coding sequence ATGGACTTCAAGAATGTTTTGGTGACCGGGGCAGGGGGCCTGTTGGGCCAGCATGTGGTGCGGGAACTGGACGGGCGCTGCTCGGTCGAGGGGTTCGACCTCAAGGCGGGGTCAGCCGACATCAAATGGCACGTCGGAAATCTGACGGACGCCGCGTCGGTGGCCAAGGCGGTCGAAGGGAAGGATGCGATTGTCCAGATTGCCGCGATCCCGAACATCTGGTCGGGCACTGGCGAGGTGACCATGCAGGTCAACGTCGTCGGCCTTTATAACCTCCTTTCAGCCGCGGAAGAGGCGGGCGTCCGTCGTGTGGTGATCTGCTCCAGCGACTCGGTGGTTGGCTTTACGGTGAACGAAGGCGCGATGCGCCCGCCGCAATACCTGCCGGTGGATCTGGACCATCCGCTGAACGCTACGGACCCCTATGCGCTCAGCAAGATCCTCGGCGAAGAGATGGGCCGCAGTTTTGCCAGCAGAGGAAAGCTGGAAATCCTCGTAATGCGACCGGTTTTCGTGGCCTATCCCGAGATGTACGGCGAAATTCGCACGCGGTCGCAGTCACCCTCGACGTACAAGGGGCAGATGGCGGGCGGGCCGTCCTCTGCCGGGGGCGGCCCGTGCTGGCATCACATCGACCCTCGCGATGCGGCCCGCGCCTTCCGGATGGGACTGGAGATGACCTATCGCGGCTTCGATAAGTTCTTTCTGTCGGCCAATGTCACTCTGGCACCGGAACCGACGCTGGAACGCCTTCGCAAAGCCGTCGGCCATCTGCCTGAGATCCGTGATCCCGCGGTTTACGAGAACAATCCCTACGCGCCGCTGTACGATCTGAGCCATACCCGGGACGTGCTGGGCTTCGAGGCGGAATACGACGCACGATCTGTGTCGCTCTTGCAGGATGCAGGGTGA